The genomic DNA AGAATGATGTCAGTTATGGGGCACTGAAGAAAAGATGCAAAACAGAGCCTCACACAGGCCTTCTGCTTTTGCCAATCACTGAGAGGCTGGACCCTTCCAAACTTGTCTTTGATGGTGTTCGGAAACCTGTCACAGCCAAGCAGCTGGCTGATTGTGGTGTGCTGGACAAGCCAACATTAAAAGATCtagaaaagggaaagaaaactGTCCCTGAGGTGTCTGTAGACAAAAATTTAAATCTGAAGGGGACTGGACCTATTGCTGGAGTTGTAGTTGGGAGTAAAGGTAAAATGTCTTTGTCAGAAGCAAAGAAACAGATGCTTCTGCCTGAGGAAAGTGCAGATTTGCTACTGGAAGCGCAGGCTGCCACAGGCCATATCATTGACCCCAGAACGAATCAGAAGCTGACTGTAGAGGAGGCATTTGCCAGAGGGGTGGTGGATATTTTGGATCGAGACAGATTATTGGCagcagaagctgctgctgtagGCTACCAGGATCCCAGCACAGCTAAACCTCTCTCAGTGTTTGAGGCCATGAAGAAGGGACTAATTGATGGGACAAATGGGCTACGTCTGCTGCAGGCTCAGGAGTCTGTGGGAGGCATTCTTGACCCCAACCTCAGTGTGTTCCTCCCCAAAGATACTGCTATCAAGCGCAACCTTTTGGATGAAAACCTCTCTCGTGCTCTAAACCAGAGTCCCAAGTGTTACCTTGACCCAGACACTGAGAAGGACGCGAGTTACGGGGAACTGAAGAAAAGATGCAAGACAGAGCCTCACACAGGTCTTCTGCTTTTGCCAATCACTGAGAAGCTAGACCCTTCCAAACTGATCTTTGATGGTGTACGGAAGCCAGTATCAGCAAAGCAGTTGCTTGATTGTGGGGTCCTGGACAAACCAACATTCAACCAACTAATGAAGGGTGAGAAAACTGTCCCTGAAGTGTCAGTGGATAAGAAGGTATTTCTAAAGGGGACAGGACCAATTGCTGGTGTGGCAGCTGGACCTACaggaaaaatgtctttttcagagGCCAAGAAACAGAAGACTATGCCCACAGACAGTGCAGATTTACTTCTAGATGCCCAAGCTGCTACAGGCCACATCATTGACCCCACAAACAATCAAAAGCTGACTGTAGAGGAAGCATGTGCAAGAGGAGTGGTGGATAATAGGGACCGAGATAGACTGTTAGCagcagaagctgctgctgtgggcTACCGGGATCCTACTACAACTAAGCCTCTCTCAGTGTTTGAGGCAGTGAAGAAGGGATTCATTGACAGGGAGACTGGGCTACGTCTGCTGCAGGCCCAAGAGTCTGCAGGGGGCATTCTAGATCCCAACCTAAGTGTGTTCTTACCTAAAGACACAGCTATTAAGCGCAATCTTTTGGATGAAGACCTCTGTCGTGCTCTAAACAAGATGCCTGAGTGTTACCTTGACCCAGACACTGAACGTGATGCCAGCTATGGGGCTTTAAAGAAAAGATGCAAAACAGAGTCTCACACAGGTCTAATACTACTGCAAATCACTGAGAGGAAAGATCCAACCAAATTGATGTTTGATGGTGTCCGTAAGCCAGTCTCAGCACAGCAATTGTATGAATGTGGAGTCCTTGACAAGCCAACATTTAACCAGCTAGTGAAAGGGGAGAAAACTGTTCCAGAGGTGTCTATGGAAAAGATAGTCAATCTGAAAGGCACTGGACCCATTGCTGGGGTTGATGTTGGACGTCAAGGCAAAATGTCTTTGTCAGAAGCCAAGAAACAGATGCTTCTGCCTGAGCAAAGTGCAGACTTGCTGCTGGAAGCGCAGGCTGCCACAGGTCATATCATTGACCCTAAAACTGATCAGAAATTAACAGTAGAGGAGGCATGTGCCAGAGGGGTGGTGGACATCAGGGATCGGGACAAATTATTGGCAGcggaggctgctgctgtgggATACAATGATCGTAGTGCAGGCAAGGTCCTCCCAGTGTTTGAAGCCATAAAGAAGGGACTAATTGACAAGACATCTGGGCTACGTTTGCTGCAGGCTCAGGAGTCTGTTGGTGGCATTCTAGATCCCAACCTCAGTGTGTTCCTAGCCAAAGATACAGCTATCAAGCGCAACCTTTTGGATGAAAACCTCTCTCATGCTCTAAGTCAGAGTCCTAAGTGTTACCTTGACCCAGACACTGAGAATGATGCCAGTTATGGGGCACTGAAGAAAAGATGCAAGACAGAGCCTCACACAGGTCTTCTGCTTTTGCCAATCACTGAGAAGCTAGACCCTTCCAAACTGATCTTTGATGGTGTACGGAAGCCAGTATCAGCAAAGCAGTTGCTTGATTGTGGGGTCCTGGACAAACCAACATTCAACCAACTAATGAAAGGTGAGAAAACTGTCCCTGAGGTGTCAGTGGATAAGAAGGTATTTCTAAAGGGGACAGGATCAATTGCTGGTGTGGCAGCTGGACCTTTaggaaaaatgtctttttcagagGCCAAGAAACAGAAGACTATGCCCACAGACAGTGCAGATTTACTTTTGGAAGCCCAAGCTGCTACAGGCCACATCATTGACCCCACAAACAATCAAAAGCTGACTGTAGATGAAGCATGTGCAAGAGGAGTGGTGGATAATAGGGATCGAGATAGACTGTTAGCagcagaagctgctgctgtgggaTACAAGGATCTTAGTGCACCCAAGCCCCTCTCAGTGTTTGAGGCCCTGAAAAAAGGACTTATTGACAGGAAGACTGGGTTGCGCCTGCTGCAGGCCCAAGAGTCTGCAGGGGGCATTCTAGATCCCAATCTTAGTGTGTTCTTTCCTAAAGACACAGCTATTACGCGCAACCTTTTGGATGAAGACCTCTGTCGTGCTCTAAACAAGATGCCTGAGTGTTACCTTGACCCAGACACTGAACGTGATGCCAGCTATGGGGCATTAAAGAAAAGATGCAAAACAGAGTCTCACACAGATCTGATACTACTGCCAATCACTGAAAGGAAAGATCCAACTAAACTGATGTTTGATGGTGTCCGTAAGCCAGTCTCAGCACAGCAATTGTTTGAATGTGGAGTCCTTGACAAGCCAACATTTAACCAGCTAGTGAAAGGGGAGAAAACGGTTTCAGAGGTGTCTAAGGAAAAGATAGTCAATCTGAAAGGCACTGGACCCATTGCTGGGGTTGATGTTGGACTTCAAGGCAAAATGTCTTTGTCAGAAGCCAAGAAACAGATGCTTCTGCCTGAGCAAAGTGCAGATTTGCTACTGGAAGCGCAGGCTGCCACAGGTCATATCATTGACCCTAAAACTGATCAGAAATTAACAGTAGAGGAGGCATGTGCCAGAGGGGTGGTGGACATCAGGGATCGAGACAAATTATTAGTAGcagaggctgctgctgtgggATACCAGGATCGTAGTACAGCCAAGGTCCTCTCAGTGTTTGAAGCCATAAAGAAGGGACTAATTGACAAGACATCTGGGCTACGTCTGTTGCAGGCTCAGGAGTCTGTAGGAGGCATTCTAGATCCCAACCTAAGTGTTTTTCTACCCAAAGATACAGCTATCAAGCACAACCTTTTGGATGAAAACCTCTCTCGTGCTCTAAGCCAGAGTCCCAAGTGTTACCTTGACCCAGACACTGAGAATGATGCCAGTTATGGGGAACTGAAGAAAAGATGCAAGACAGAAGCTCACACAGGTCTTCTGCTCTTTCCCACCAATGAGGTGCTAGACCCTTCCAAACTGATCTTTGATGGTGTCCGTAAGCCAGTGTCAGCACAACAGTTGCTTGATTGTGGGGTTCTTGACAAACCAACATTTAAACAACTAATGAAGGGGGAGAAAACTGTCCCTGAGGTGTCAGAGGATAAGAAAGTCTTTTTAAAGGGGACAGGATCGATTGCTGGTGTGGCAGCTGGACCTTTAGGGAAAATGTTGTTATCAGATGCCAAGAAACAGATGCTCATGCCCCAGGATAGTGCAGATTTGCTTCTGGATGCCCAGGCTGCCACAGGCCACATCATTGACCCTACAAATAATCAAAAGCTGACTGTAGATGAAGCATGTGCAAGAGGAGTGGTGGATAATAGGGATCGAGATAGACTCTTAGCagcagaagctgctgctgtgggaTACAAGGATCGTAGTGCACCCAAGCCCCTCTCAGTGTTTGAGGCCCTGAAAAAGGGACTAATTGACAGGAAGACTGGGTTGCGCCTGCTGCAAGCCCAGGAGTCTGTGGGAGGAATTCTAGATCCCAATCTTAGTGTGTTCTTTCCCAAAGACACAGCTATTAAGCGCAACCTTTTGGATGAAGATCTCTGTCGTGCTCTAAACAAGATGCCTGAGTGTTACCTTGACCCAGACACTGAACATGATGCCAGCTATGGGGCATTAAAGAAAAGGTGCAAAACAGAGTCTCACACAGGCCTGATACTTCTGCCAATCACTGAGAGGAAAGATCCAACCAAATTGATGTTTGATGGTGTCCGTATGCCAGTCTCAGCACAGCAATTGTTTGAATGTGGAGTCCTTGACAAGCCAACATTTAACCAGTTAGTGAAAGGGGAGAAAACGGTTTCAGAGGTGTCTAAGGAAAAGATAGTCAATCTGAAAGGCACTGGACCCATTGCTGGGGTTGATGTTGGACGTCAAGGCAAAATGTCTTTGTCAGAAGCCAAGAAACAGATGCTTCTGCCTGAGCAAAGTGCAGATTTGCTACTGGAAGCGCAGGCTGCCACAGGCCACATCATTGACCCTAGAACCAATCAAAAGCTGAGTGTAGAGGAGGCCTGTGCCAGAGGAGTGGTGGATATTGGAGATCGAGACAGATTACTGGCAGCAGAGGCGGCTGCTGTTGGCTACCGTGATCGTAGCACAGCTAAGCCACTTTCAGTGTTTGAGGCCATGAAGAAGGGACTCATTGATGGGACAACTGGGCTACGTCTGCTGCAGGCTCAGGAGTCTGTGGGAGGCATTCTAGATCCGAATCTCAGTGTGTTCTTCCCCAAAGACGCAGCTATCAAGCGCAGCCTTTTGGATGATAACCTCCGTCAATCTCTGAACCAGAGTCCCAAGTGTTACCTTGACCCAGAAACTGAGAAGGATGCCAGTTATGGGGCACTGAAGAAAAGATGCAAGACAGAGTCTCACACAGGTCTGCTGCTTTTGCCAGTCACTGAGAAGCTAGACCCTTCCAAAGTGATCTTTGATGGTGTCCGTAAGCCAGTATCAGCACAGCAGTTGCTTGCTTGTGGGGTTCTTGACAAACCAACATTTAACCAACTAATTAAGGGGGAGAAAACTATTCCTGAGGTGTCTGTGGATAAGAAGGTCTTTTTAAAGGGGACAGGATCAATTGCTGGTGTAGCAGCTGGACCTTTAGGGAAAATGTCCTTTACAGAGGCAAAGAAACAGAAGATAATGCCTTCTGACTGTGCTGACATGCTACTGAATGCTCAGGCAGCCACAGGCCACATCATTGACCCCAGAAATAATCAGAAACTGACAGTGGAAGAAGCATGTGCTAGAGGAGTAGTGGACAAGGAGGATGAATCAAAGCTGTATGCAGCTGAGGCTGCTGCTATAGGTTACAGAGACCCCAGTACTGCCAGGCTCCTGTCAGTTGGCCAGGCCATGAAGAAGGGATTAATCAACAGGGACACAGCTTTACGGATGCTTCAGGCTCAACAGTCAGTAGGGGGTATTTTTGACCCTGCCCTGAGTGTATTCCTTCCCAAAGACATTGCTAAGGATAGGGATCTCATAGATGAGGACCTATACCAGGCCCTGAATCAAAATCCTGAGTGCTTTCTGGACCCAGACACCCAACAAGCAACCACTTATATATCTCTTAAGAAAAAATGCAAAGCAGATCCAAGGACAGGTCTTTTGCTCCTCCCTGAACCTAAAAAGCCAATAACTGTCCAGGGGCTCAGGGATCAGGTGTTGGTCACAGATCTAGTGGATGCCAGCTTGCTGAAAGGTTCTGATATGGACAAACTGAGGGAGGGCAAATTGACGAGCAAGGACATTGAAGACCGTCTGCACCCCTACCTTAGAGGTTCTACCTGCATAGCAGGAGTTTATGATGAGGCGAATAATAAGATGATGCCCATTTATCAGGCCATGAAAGATGGACTGTTGCAACCAGGGACAACTCTGGAACTGCTTGAGGCCCAGGCTGCCTCAGGCTTCATTGTCGACCCTGTCAACAACCTTTACCTGACTGTTTCTGATGCCTACAATAAAGGACTCTTTGGGCCAGAGTTTAAGGACAACCTTCTATCAGCAGAGAAGGCTGTGACTGGTTATAAACTGCCCGGCACAGACAAGACTATATCTCTCTATCAGGCCATAGAAAGAGGTCTAGTGCAGAAAGTTCATGGCATCCGTCTGCTAGAAGCACAGATTGCTAGCGGTGGTATCATTGATCCTGAACATGGCCATCGTATTGATGTGAACACAGCCTACAAGAGAGGTTGCTTtgatgagaaaatgaaaaagatccTGACAGATCAGAGTGCTGACTCTAAGGGTTTCTTTGACCCAAACACAGAGGAAATCCTAACCTATTCAGATCTTAAGAAACGCTGTACAACAGATAAAAAGACTGGCCTCATCCTTTTGCCTATCATGGACAAGCAAAAGCAAGAGTCAACTCTGAAGAACACTCTGAGAAAGAGGAGAGTGGTTATTGTGGACCCAGAGACTAATAAAGAGATGACGGTACGTGAAGCATATGACAAAGGATTAATAGACCACGACACCTTCCTGGAGCTGTCTGAGCAGGAGTGCGAGTGGGAAGAGATCACTATCACTGCTCCAGATGGCACCACACAGTTTGTTATCATTGACAGGAAGACTGGAAGACAGTATGATATTACTGAGCTGCTTGAAAAGCGAGTAATTACTCAATCTGACCTAGATAAGTACAGATCACGTGCCATCACCCTTACTCAATTTGCAGACATCATCACCAGCAAGGCCAAACAtggatcatcatcagcatcattatcatcatcatcatcaacttCCAGACAATCAGCAGCCTCAGTTACATCCTCagttatatcatcatcatcgtcatcatcatcatcatcatcaacttCAAGACCACTGGCAGCCTCAGGGTCATCCTCAGTGAAATTATCTTCATCATCAACTTCAAGACCATCAGCAGTCTCAAGTACATCctcaatgatgtcatcatcatcatcatcatcatcatcatcatcatcatccacaaCTTCAATGTCTGCATCTTCAGGTGCATCATCAGTGAAATCATCAtcaacttttaaaacaaaagggGCCTCAGCCCCATTGTCAGtgtcatcgtcatcatcatcatcatcagtctcGTCAAGACCCTTATCACCTACTCTTGCCAAGATGACCACAACAAGAACTACCACTGTTACAGGGCGAGGCAGTGCAATCCGCAGTGTATCTCCAGATTCACGTCATGGCCTTAGGAATATATCCAGTGTTTCTATCAGCCTTGCCTCCCCTATTGAAACAGTAGGTGAACAGGAACCTGTGGGTGCCATCTTTGACACAGAGACTCTAGAAAAGATATCAATCACAGAGGCTCTAGATCGTGGTCTGGTGGATTCCATCACTGCACAGAGACTACTGGAGGCCCAGGCCTGCACTGGAGGAATTGTCAATCCCACAAATGGCCATAGGCTTGGCATCCAAGAGGCCTACCGTCTAGGTATAATAGATGATGACATGGTCCCTAAACTCAAGCCTGCCCAGAAAGCCTACATTGGCTTTGAGGATGTTAAAACCAGGAAGAAGATGTCTGTTGCTGAGGCAATGAAGGAGATGTGGGTGCCATATGAGGCAGGGCAGAGGTTCATGGAGTTCCAGCTTGTGACAGGGGGGCTTCATGACCCAGAAAGGGGCTGTCGGAGAACCATCCAAGATTCTTTGAAGATGGGCTGGCTCGATGAAAGAGCAGCTCAGAGGCTCCAAGACATCAATCATCACACAAAGAATCTAACCTGCCCGAAGAGCAAACTTAAGATCTCCTACAAGGACGCGCTGGATAAATCCCTGGTTGAGGAAAGCACAGGGGTGAAAATGCTCCAGGCATCATCTGTGTCTTCAAGAGGAATCAGCAGTCCTTACAATGTCTCCTCTGCCCCAGGATCCACCACCGGATCAAGGAGTGGCTCACGACGAAGTTCACGCAGGGGCAGTTTGGACTTAGGATCCCCTACCTCGATATTAACTGGAGGCCACGGTCATTCTAGCCTTAGCAGCTTCAGCTTCTTTTCCACGTCTTCCACCAAATAAATCAAGAAACGGCTCTGCTCACTCATAGTATTCTCTTGCAAATGAATCCAATTTTGTTGAGAGTAAATTGATTGTTCAGAATAGAACTGGAAAATGTGTGGGTGGTGTTTGAGATAAAAAATTCAAAACTATGTTTGTATAGTTTTAGATTTTAGCTTTGGCATTGCtatgcttttaaaaaatgctgtagTTCAAATGATTATCGAAAATGACACTGCCAAGCTGTTTCTTTATGAAAATGGACTTAAGTATTAATGGCATCAAAAGgtattttgattgaaaataaaatgtgtgattataAATGTTGGTGCCTCTAAAATAGGCTTGGAAATGATTGCCATGTTCTTGCATACacatatttcaaatgtattttttcaaaatcttCATGGAATGAAATATCTTTTTAAGCTTTGC from Sparus aurata chromosome 11, fSpaAur1.1, whole genome shotgun sequence includes the following:
- the dspb gene encoding desmoplakin-B; translation: MSMYGSRGNLNMGRRSASKGDLTGGMTQHYARSEVVHGGGNGYDPYMDGYNTYTFSKSSMGGMAGGMAGGGMSGMMMSNMGGGMSGGTMGSMGGGMSKGMGGSNLSAIHQRAMVLQGQCQEYLKKAEYALQTGSGDAERYMAMAKDTIEQLKSCAIDLRQMGQPNDNVVQTLEMCKDQLRGVHMAITGTMQRRRSTRGSGGGWEEPGRSFQDAMGWIAQQKRLIETASWGDDQAAIEQQLNNHQKFHSSIQRSHEMDRARDDLIKKGDKGNLHALDQEWDSLQKMSFGRTQQLQELQQIIQEMSKEIMWVNDREEEELMFDWGDKNIDQYIPKKQESYSKLMSALEVKEKDLNKLKAKVDTLLKNNHPASDKIEAYRDTLQTQWSWLLQITKCIDVHLKENAAYNQFFKEANETYSNLQKEHETVRKKFVCDKNTSLEDLLGVLRELEMEKEKIMENKRQVHHLVSRSKNIVRLKPRNPEEKSSSPIIVKALCDFRQDQKVILKGNEAILKDNGQRSKWDITGPGGLDMTVPSVCLIVPPPNPLSISLANKNEQYYEAILSIWNQLFINVKSLIAWQYCLLDIRHINSLTISMLSKMRPEEYRQIIKSLETHFEEFKVSCSGSQMFADEDKRTMENQFNGAQSHYEQLVVQLPTYIAQQEQIEIQQVAEQQQQYQLIIIQQQQQQQAAAEEEARRLEEERRRLEMRKLAERKAEVKKEVVKKDQVIKKEVMKGTKTEQVKRKVLLSSSSASSASSSSRSLSELHELRLRLEAIEGTLSQHIHICLGDNGVHDCGLKITELESVQHDIDSMREEYLRLRERILKELEGMSDSDKAQFLRSEVGVINQRLGSLESCSSAYLHRLRALRDLLESVARAEDIVKVHEARLTEKETTSLLPSEVEDYMLTLKNIKAELDQKRDVLASMEAELDKATHWNSQVGGPFHRCDMMLCKYGEHVGLLSDRWRRINGQIDTRLLDLQSYHPQLEHYKQTSASLFDWIDVTRKKQDTLQATKIDSIQTLIDHINNQKALNSEIKSKRGTVEMVLKDNEACVNSIKDYETDLASYTSGLESLLNIPIKRTMLKSPSMDLNQEATELQTRYLELLTLSGDYSKYLGELHKNMEELKIRNTRIDLLEEELRLLRDGIGDRDAKNKSLEEAVARYQLELSQSQDTLLSIEEVKQNAAAQCSATKESLDSTHSQLSDLNDQVTRLNYLLEEEKRKRRLAEERYTQQQEEYDSVLRKRQKELETVSWSKTEVEKSVASKDHEIEQLRRQLAAEAAKNKELQKEMSKVRSQCSTEISNLKLSYESQIHVSRTDIQRLENQREGDTAEFQLQYDRMAAQKRSLEEDVMRLRMSINEAEEQRKRAEEEAHSQHAVITEEVHKRRELESQVETLMNQIDEEGSQYREELAEVMRSLQEKSEELAYITHSLEEETRRRRTIEEGKVVLEQTLAKQEVKLTSSSKAVTELGECKEELQKIHLELERESRERSRVEQNMSRLQGRMKDLQAVRDGLESQVETLRRVNQEEVARRQQVETDLDQASLAMKEYNSTITALRQSQDQASMSERRGEEERLRLQEELERSLRQNKTAAGHMTQLSAELKALQQQLLQEQARVKEANLRNESLYRTIEERSKALNDNTVELQRLKELTETQTKERLRLEEQLRESRQDKEELLRSRQKSDDELSSQIAALELQLQASERSNKDYHNLVSELSTERKKLKLETKKIQNQATETTVTMQSIQSQYNDIVMERDALMRKLQLLEKDKDRAQRLEEDLSHSKMTLESELRNKQHLLDDNERMKRDLGYWKDQYDSKQGLIRQYDSDKDRLEREKNSLKSEIERLMRELKELEEKHKNRLVGLQKELREVTVHRQTMETELKKAREPPALDVVIFDGVRKTVTADQLLDCGVLDKSTLSQLVKGQKTIPDVSADKKINLKGTGPIAGVVIEGPKGPGSISGPLCKMTFTEAKKENLLPPDSADLLLDAQAATGHIIDPRTNQKLTVDEACYQGVVDEEDRERLLAAEAAAVGYSGPGTSKPLSAFQAMKKGLIDKNTTLRLLQAQESVGGILDPVLSVFLPKDTAIERNLIDNDTQRALNKRPELYLDPESEEGVTYTSMKRRCRVDPHTGLLLLPITEKVDPSKLVFDGVRKPVTAKQLADCGVLDKPTLKDLEKGKKTVPEVSVDKKVNLKGTGPIAGVIVGSKGKMSLSEAKKQMLLLEDIADLLLEAQAATGHIIDPRTNQKLTVEEACVRGVVDIMDRDKLLAAEAAAVGYKDPSVAKPLSVFEAIKKGLIDETTGLRLLQAQDSVGGILDPNLSVFLPKDTAIKRKLLDQNLCQDLNQSPKCYLDPDTENDVSYGALKKRCKTEPHTGLLLLPITERLDPSKLVFDGVRKPVTAKQLADCGVLDKPTLKDLEKGKKTVPEVSVDKNLNLKGTGPIAGVVVGSKGKMSLSEAKKQMLLPEESADLLLEAQAATGHIIDPRTNQKLTVEEAFARGVVDILDRDRLLAAEAAAVGYQDPSTAKPLSVFEAMKKGLIDGTNGLRLLQAQESVGGILDPNLSVFLPKDTAIKRNLLDENLSRALNQSPKCYLDPDTEKDASYGELKKRCKTEPHTGLLLLPITEKLDPSKLIFDGVRKPVSAKQLLDCGVLDKPTFNQLMKGEKTVPEVSVDKKVFLKGTGPIAGVAAGPTGKMSFSEAKKQKTMPTDSADLLLDAQAATGHIIDPTNNQKLTVEEACARGVVDNRDRDRLLAAEAAAVGYRDPTTTKPLSVFEAVKKGFIDRETGLRLLQAQESAGGILDPNLSVFLPKDTAIKRNLLDEDLCRALNKMPECYLDPDTERDASYGALKKRCKTESHTGLILLQITERKDPTKLMFDGVRKPVSAQQLYECGVLDKPTFNQLVKGEKTVPEVSMEKIVNLKGTGPIAGVDVGRQGKMSLSEAKKQMLLPEQSADLLLEAQAATGHIIDPKTDQKLTVEEACARGVVDIRDRDKLLAAEAAAVGYNDRSAGKVLPVFEAIKKGLIDKTSGLRLLQAQESVGGILDPNLSVFLAKDTAIKRNLLDENLSHALSQSPKCYLDPDTENDASYGALKKRCKTEPHTGLLLLPITEKLDPSKLIFDGVRKPVSAKQLLDCGVLDKPTFNQLMKGEKTVPEVSVDKKVFLKGTGSIAGVAAGPLGKMSFSEAKKQKTMPTDSADLLLEAQAATGHIIDPTNNQKLTVDEACARGVVDNRDRDRLLAAEAAAVGYKDLSAPKPLSVFEALKKGLIDRKTGLRLLQAQESAGGILDPNLSVFFPKDTAITRNLLDEDLCRALNKMPECYLDPDTERDASYGALKKRCKTESHTDLILLPITERKDPTKLMFDGVRKPVSAQQLFECGVLDKPTFNQLVKGEKTVSEVSKEKIVNLKGTGPIAGVDVGLQGKMSLSEAKKQMLLPEQSADLLLEAQAATGHIIDPKTDQKLTVEEACARGVVDIRDRDKLLVAEAAAVGYQDRSTAKVLSVFEAIKKGLIDKTSGLRLLQAQESVGGILDPNLSVFLPKDTAIKHNLLDENLSRALSQSPKCYLDPDTENDASYGELKKRCKTEAHTGLLLFPTNEVLDPSKLIFDGVRKPVSAQQLLDCGVLDKPTFKQLMKGEKTVPEVSEDKKVFLKGTGSIAGVAAGPLGKMLLSDAKKQMLMPQDSADLLLDAQAATGHIIDPTNNQKLTVDEACARGVVDNRDRDRLLAAEAAAVGYKDRSAPKPLSVFEALKKGLIDRKTGLRLLQAQESVGGILDPNLSVFFPKDTAIKRNLLDEDLCRALNKMPECYLDPDTEHDASYGALKKRCKTESHTGLILLPITERKDPTKLMFDGVRMPVSAQQLFECGVLDKPTFNQLVKGEKTVSEVSKEKIVNLKGTGPIAGVDVGRQGKMSLSEAKKQMLLPEQSADLLLEAQAATGHIIDPRTNQKLSVEEACARGVVDIGDRDRLLAAEAAAVGYRDRSTAKPLSVFEAMKKGLIDGTTGLRLLQAQESVGGILDPNLSVFFPKDAAIKRSLLDDNLRQSLNQSPKCYLDPETEKDASYGALKKRCKTESHTGLLLLPVTEKLDPSKVIFDGVRKPVSAQQLLACGVLDKPTFNQLIKGEKTIPEVSVDKKVFLKGTGSIAGVAAGPLGKMSFTEAKKQKIMPSDCADMLLNAQAATGHIIDPRNNQKLTVEEACARGVVDKEDESKLYAAEAAAIGYRDPSTARLLSVGQAMKKGLINRDTALRMLQAQQSVGGIFDPALSVFLPKDIAKDRDLIDEDLYQALNQNPECFLDPDTQQATTYISLKKKCKADPRTGLLLLPEPKKPITVQGLRDQVLVTDLVDASLLKGSDMDKLREGKLTSKDIEDRLHPYLRGSTCIAGVYDEANNKMMPIYQAMKDGLLQPGTTLELLEAQAASGFIVDPVNNLYLTVSDAYNKGLFGPEFKDNLLSAEKAVTGYKLPGTDKTISLYQAIERGLVQKVHGIRLLEAQIASGGIIDPEHGHRIDVNTAYKRGCFDEKMKKILTDQSADSKGFFDPNTEEILTYSDLKKRCTTDKKTGLILLPIMDKQKQESTLKNTLRKRRVVIVDPETNKEMTVREAYDKGLIDHDTFLELSEQECEWEEITITAPDGTTQFVIIDRKTGRQYDITELLEKRVITQSDLDKYRSRAITLTQFADIITSKAKHGSSSASLSSSSSTSRQSAASVTSSVISSSSSSSSSSSTSRPLAASGSSSVKLSSSSTSRPSAVSSTSSMMSSSSSSSSSSSSSTTSMSASSGASSVKSSSTFKTKGASAPLSVSSSSSSSSVSSRPLSPTLAKMTTTRTTTVTGRGSAIRSVSPDSRHGLRNISSVSISLASPIETVGEQEPVGAIFDTETLEKISITEALDRGLVDSITAQRLLEAQACTGGIVNPTNGHRLGIQEAYRLGIIDDDMVPKLKPAQKAYIGFEDVKTRKKMSVAEAMKEMWVPYEAGQRFMEFQLVTGGLHDPERGCRRTIQDSLKMGWLDERAAQRLQDINHHTKNLTCPKSKLKISYKDALDKSLVEESTGVKMLQASSVSSRGISSPYNVSSAPGSTTGSRSGSRRSSRRGSLDLGSPTSILTGGHGHSSLSSFSFFSTSSTK